The Cottoperca gobio chromosome 22, fCotGob3.1, whole genome shotgun sequence genome contains a region encoding:
- the gmfb gene encoding LOW QUALITY PROTEIN: glia maturation factor beta (The sequence of the model RefSeq protein was modified relative to this genomic sequence to represent the inferred CDS: substituted 1 base at 1 genomic stop codon) translates to MSESLAVCDVDEDLVKKLKQFRFRKETNNAAIVMKIDKDKQLVDSXRGTEDISPDDLREEVPERQPRFIVYSYKYKHDDGRVSYPLCFIFSSPAGCKPEQQMMYAGSLNRLVQTVELTKVFEIRNTEDLTEEWLREKLGFFG, encoded by the exons ATG agtgaATCACTGGCCGTGTGCGACGTGGACGAAGATCTGGTGAAGAAGCTGAAGCAGTTTCGTTTCAGGAAGGAGACGAACAACGCCGCCATCGTTA TGAAGATTGATAAAGACAAGCAGCTGGTTGATTCTTGAAGAGGAACAGAG GATATTTCTCCTGATGATCTCAGGGAGGAAGTTCCTGAGAGACAGCCCAG ATTTATCGTCTATagttataaatacaaacatgatgatGGACGTGTTTCCTATCCCCTCTGCTTCATCTTCTCCAGCCCGGCGG GTTGTAAACCTGAGCAGCAGATGATGTACGCGGGAAGCCTGAACAGACTGGTGCAAACTGTGGAACTGACCAAG GTGTTTGAGATCAGAAACACAGAGGACCTGACGGAGGAATGGCTCCGAGAGAAACTCGGGTTCTTCGGCTAA